A region of Rhodanobacteraceae bacterium DNA encodes the following proteins:
- a CDS encoding Arginase: MPVHLRILDTDGSVDAAALTAAAPWASLVRVNLRDLGPALRLWSRTKNIAAARARIAAAGDPRPSITFLGSGDFHHLAALLIERVAEPFSVLHFDNHPDWVRLAPRWHCGSWINRVLALPNVQRVVTAGPCSDDLVDPGRKGGNLGALDSGRLALFPWRHAPSRARRRIADGPGHAWRDGRIHWRNLGERQLEDAMAVVLDAIPTEAVWITIDKDVLPEREALTNWDQGQMPLSALIAMLRAAGARKRVLGADICGEYSPPRHGNWLKRIEARLDQPERGKADRQRIDDNMQTDCALARALFDACVDPK; the protein is encoded by the coding sequence GTGCCAGTCCACCTTCGCATCCTCGACACCGACGGCAGCGTCGACGCGGCCGCCTTGACCGCGGCCGCGCCGTGGGCGTCGCTGGTCCGCGTCAATCTGCGCGACCTCGGCCCGGCGCTGCGGCTGTGGAGCCGCACCAAAAACATCGCCGCCGCGCGGGCGCGCATCGCGGCGGCGGGCGATCCGCGGCCGTCGATCACGTTCCTCGGATCGGGTGACTTCCATCACCTCGCGGCGCTGCTGATCGAGCGCGTGGCCGAGCCCTTCAGCGTGCTGCATTTCGACAACCATCCCGACTGGGTGCGGCTGGCGCCGCGCTGGCATTGCGGGTCCTGGATTAACCGGGTGCTGGCGCTGCCCAACGTGCAGCGGGTGGTGACGGCGGGGCCGTGCAGCGATGACCTGGTCGATCCAGGCCGCAAGGGCGGCAACCTCGGGGCGCTGGATTCCGGCCGGCTGGCCCTGTTTCCGTGGCGGCACGCGCCTTCGCGGGCGCGCCGCAGGATTGCCGACGGGCCGGGCCATGCGTGGCGCGACGGCCGGATCCACTGGCGAAACCTCGGCGAAAGGCAACTGGAGGATGCTATGGCCGTGGTACTGGACGCGATCCCGACCGAGGCGGTCTGGATCACCATCGACAAGGACGTGCTGCCCGAACGCGAGGCGCTGACCAACTGGGATCAGGGCCAGATGCCGCTGTCCGCGTTGATCGCGATGTTGCGCGCGGCCGGCGCCCGCAAGCGGGTGCTGGGGGCTGACATCTGCGGCGAGTATTCGCCGCCGCGGCACGGCAACTGGCTGAAACGCATCGAGGCGCGGCTGGACCAGCCGGAACGCGGCAAGGCAGATCGACAAAGGATCGACGATAATATGCAAACCGACTGCGCACTGGCGCGGGCCTTGTTCGACGCCTGCGTCGACCCCAAATGA
- a CDS encoding Hydrolase, alpha/beta fold family, whose translation MTQSMIKQADFLLRGGRAGVLLIHGLTGTPAEMRFVGKGLNRAGFTVYGMQLAGHCGSEADLLKTGWRDWARSVTEGADRLRREVDHLFVAGLSMGSVLALNLAIEKPQWVDGLGLYGSTFFYDGWTIPRMARLSFMLPLVCGMGLFKQRRFMESFPYGIKDERVRMRIAGAMLDGQSEAAGLPGNPWPSLAEFHKLVWHVRPRLQEVRAPALIMHAADDDIASVRNARLIERRVTGPTETVLLNDSYHMITVDGERDKVIGRSADFFTRILANSPLRVSRPRIAASVSAA comes from the coding sequence ATGACCCAATCGATGATCAAACAGGCAGACTTCCTGCTGCGCGGCGGACGTGCGGGGGTGCTGCTGATCCACGGCCTGACCGGCACGCCCGCGGAAATGCGTTTCGTGGGCAAGGGCCTCAACCGCGCCGGCTTCACCGTGTACGGGATGCAACTCGCCGGCCATTGCGGCAGCGAGGCCGATCTCCTGAAAACCGGCTGGCGCGACTGGGCGCGCAGCGTCACCGAAGGCGCGGACCGCCTGCGCCGCGAAGTCGACCACCTGTTCGTGGCCGGCCTGTCGATGGGCTCGGTGCTGGCGCTGAACCTCGCGATCGAAAAACCGCAATGGGTGGATGGCCTCGGCCTGTACGGCAGCACGTTCTTCTACGACGGCTGGACCATCCCGCGCATGGCGCGGCTGTCGTTCATGCTGCCGCTGGTGTGCGGCATGGGGCTGTTCAAGCAGCGCCGCTTCATGGAAAGTTTCCCCTACGGCATCAAGGACGAACGCGTGCGGATGCGCATCGCCGGCGCGATGCTGGACGGCCAGAGCGAGGCCGCCGGCCTGCCCGGCAATCCGTGGCCGTCGCTGGCGGAGTTCCACAAGCTGGTCTGGCACGTGCGTCCGCGCCTGCAGGAAGTGCGCGCGCCGGCCCTGATCATGCACGCCGCCGATGACGACATCGCCAGTGTGCGCAACGCGCGCCTGATCGAACGCCGCGTCACCGGCCCCACCGAAACCGTGCTGCTGAACGACAGCTACCACATGATCACCGTCGACGGCGAACGCGACAAGGTGATCGGGCGTTCGGCGGATTTCTTCACGCGCATCCTGGCCAACAGCCCGCTGCGCGTTTCCCGCCCGCGCATCGCGGCATCCGTTTCGGCGGCATGA